Genomic segment of Sulfitobacter sp. OXR-159:
ACAATGCTGTCGGGCCGGATGCAGCCAAGTCACCTCCTCAAGAAATTGGCCGCGCGCCCGAGGCAACATGATCTGGCGTTGGCCTTGCGGGAGATCGGCCGGGTCGAACGCACATTGTTCATCATCGAATGGCTGCTCGACACCGACATGCAGCGCCGCGCCCATATCGGCTTGAACAAGGGAGAGGCACATCACGCCCTGAAAGGTGCTCTTCGGATCGGGCGTCAGGGAGAAATCCGCGACCGTACCACGGAAGGACAACACTTCCGCATCGCTGGCCTCAATCTGCTGACCGCCATCATCATTTATTGGAATTCCAAACAGCTCGGAAACGCTGTGGCAAGGCGACAGCGGGCAGGATTGGATTGCCCACCCGAACTCCTCGCCCACATATCGCCGCTTGGGTGGGCCCATATCATCCTAACAGGCGAATATCGTTGGCGGAAAATAGAAGCGCAAAATCCTTAAAGGGGTTTTCTGCACTCAGCCCCACTCGACCCCCATTGGTCCGCGCGCGTTTGTGATCGGCGCGCGTTTCCTTCGGCGCACAAGTCTTGTCGATCGAGCGCGACCCATCATGCGAAAGCTGATGGAAACGACCGGTGAAACAGCTAATATCGGCGTCGGAAAAGAAGAGGCGGTCCTGTTTCTGAGCCAAGTGGAGACACATGCGAACATCCGCGCCTTTTTCCCGCCCGGCAGCCTTTCTCCGATGCATGCATCCGGCATTGGCAAGGCGTTGCTCGCATATATGGATCCTGAGCGTTTGGACAAACTACTCTCGAAGGGGCAGATGACGCGGTTTACCGCACATACGATCATCGATCCGACGGCCCTGCGCCAGAATCTCGAAGCCATTCGGGAAAGCGGCTTTTCAGTTGATAATGAAGAGAGGAACGAAGGCATGCGCTGTATCGCGGCGCCGGTATTCGACATGAATGGCGAAGCTGTCGCGGGAATCTCGATATCCGGGCCAACCAGCAGGGTCGGCGCGTCTGAGGTCGAAGAATTGAGCCGCCCCGTCATCAAGGCGGCTCACCAATTGAGCTTCGCAATCGGGGGCAGCGTTACTCGGCCGCAGCCTTGATGCGCTGATGTTGAGGGTATGACGCGGCGCCGGGACGGAGCGCCATATGGCGATTTACGTCCTTGTAAAGCAGGTAACGAAACCGCCCCGGGCCACCCGCATAGCATGCCTGGGGGCAAAAAGCGCGGAGCCACATGTAATCGCCGGCCTCGACTTCGACCCAATCATTGTTTAGATTGTAAACGGCTTTGCCCTCCAACACATAGAGCCCGTGCTCCATCACATGTGTCTCAAGAAAGGGAATGACGCCGCCCGGTTCGAATGTCACAATCGTGACATGCATGTCGTGGCGCAGGTCGGATGGGTCGACAAAGCGGGTCGTCGACCATTTGCCATCTGTGCCCGGCATGGGCGTCGGTTCGATGTCGTTTTCGTTCAGGACCAACACATCGGGCATATCCAACCCTTCGACGGCCTCATATGCCTTGCGCACCCAATGGAAGCGCAAGACTTCCTCGCCTTCGTTTCGCAGGGTCCAGGCGCTCGACGGGGGCAGGTATGCGTAACCGCCCGGGCTCAGCTCGTAAGTCTCGCCCGCGACACGCAAAGTGGCCGCGCCTTCCACAACGAATAATACGCCCTCGGCTTCCGGATCCAATTCAGCCTTTTCAGACCCGCCTCCGGGCTGTACCTCCATGATGTATTGCGAAAATGTCTCGGCGAAGCCGCTCATCGGGCGCGCGATGACCCACAGGCGCGTATCCTCCCAAAAAGGCAAAAAGCTGGTGACGATATCCCGCATCGTACCTTTTGGGATGACCGCATAGGCATCCTTGAAAACTGCGCGATCAGTGAGAAGCTGCTCTTGCCCGGGATGTCCCCCGTGTGGCGCGAAATATTTGGTGCTCATGGATGCTCCGGAAGAAAAAGACTGTTTATGCGAGGGTATTCGATGCGGCTAGGGGGCGACCACCAGCAAAGTGACGACAACTCTATTCGGTGAGATTTGAAAATAGGCGAGATATTCGGCTGGGTTCCGATTTTAGCTTGACGCTGCGGCCACCTGATAACCTCGGTTCCGTAATCGAAAGTGGGGGATCGAGCGGCGGCAAAGTCTATGTCGCTGCGTCCCATTGAAGATTTAAGGGTTAATCTATCAGCCTATGCGAAGGGTCATACCACGCCCAATGGGCATCGGTTCGGAAGTTAGGCTAATCATCAGCACTAAGACCGGCCTGCATTGGCAACGATCTAAAGCGGGAAACGGTGGCCTTTGAAGGCACCGGAATGTTTGGCTTTTGTTATCACGGTCCGAGCGAATTCAGATCATGCCCTGCAAGTTGACGATGCCTAAGCCGCTGATGGGCTCGGCGTACAACGAGTGAACACTGTTTCGTCTACTGAGTAGCGGTAAAAGCGATGGTAAAAGCTTAGAGATCGCCCACGTACGCTACGACTTTTAAGAGCCCCAGCTTTAGGAAAAATCTAACATAATTAACCCTATAAGCGATCTTTCTGTAGAAGGGCGCGCGCTACCCTCAAGTGCGACTCTTGTTAGAAAACAGTAGTTTATCTAATGAGAGGAATCGGTATGGGAGCCGTTTACGAGCAACTAAGTATCACAGAACGACGCAAGATAGAACGCTGGAGACACGCGAAGGTCCCAGTTGACGAGATGGCGCGCGTTCTGAAGCGCTGCAGATCAACGATATTTCGCGAGCTAAAGCGTAACCATTTCTCGGACGAAAACATGCCTGGATGCGATGGCTATTACGGTGCCGCCGCGCACCTGATGCAAGCGGAACGGCGTTCTCGAGAGCGCAAACTGATCAAACATCCTGAGCTGTGTAAACGCGTGATTGAGCGCATCAAGAACGGTTGGACACCCGAGCAGATCAGTAACCGCATGATCCACGAGGGTGCTCCGCTTAGGGTCTGCCAAGAAACCATATACCGATACATCTATTCCAAAGAAGGTCAGCGCGATGACTTGTGGTGGTATCTGCCGACGCACCGTATCGCTCGACGTCCCCGCCGCACCCGAAGACGCAGAGAACCCAAGTTCCACCGCGATGTCAGCATCTTATTTCGCCCGGATGATGTGGCTCATCGCCGTCAATTTGGCCACTGGGAAGCTGATTTGATGCTGTTCAAACAGAAGCTTGGCCAGACCAACGTCACCTCACTGGTTGAGCGCGTCAGCCGCTTCACCGTGATCCTGAAAAACCCGAACAAGCGCACCAAGCCAGTCATGGAAAAGATCATGAGCGCCATCAAAGAACTCCCCCTCATCGCCCGCCGGTCCATCACTTTTGACCGCGGAACCGAGTTTGTCAGTTGGCCGCATCTCCAAGCCGAGATCGGAACCCAGACGTGGTTTTGCGACCCCTCCAGCCCTTGGCAGAAAGGCACAGTCGAGAACACTAACCGACGCCTTCGAAGGTGGCTGCCCCGCAAACGCGACATCCGGCAATGCACCGATCACGATATGAAGGTGATCTGTGATCGCCTCAACAACACGCCGCGCAAGTGCCTTGGATGGAAAACGCCAGCCGAGGTCTTTCGCGAAAAGATATTGGAGGAAATGCGATGACACCCCTACCCTGAGTTCGGCAAGAGTCGCGGTTCAGGTATCGCTCACACCGCGTTAAACCGTCCCGCCTCTGGCCGCTTGGGCCAAAGCCGATTAGAAGCGGTGGCGAAACCCGGGGGGAGCGAACCGTTGCAAAAGACCACATTGCCCGAAAGACCCGATTGGCGCGCCCATGCCGAAGAGGTCGGCTTTACCTTCGCCGATATGCATGGTGAGCCCTATTGGGACGAAACCTCGGCCTATGCGCTGTCGCTTGAGCAGATCGAGAACGACATCGAAGACCCCTCGACCGAGTTGCACGCCATGTGCCGCGAGGCCGTGGCAGAGATCATTGCCAGCGAAGAATTGATGGCGCAGCTTGCCATTCCAGAAGCGCATCGCGACCTCGTGGCCGAAAGCTGGCGGCGCGGCGACCCTGAGATCTACGGGCGTTTCGATCTGGCCTATGACGGCGCGCGCCCAGCCAAGCTGCTGGAGTATAACGCCGACACGCCCACCTCGCTCTACGAAAGCGCGGCCTTTCAATGGCAGTGGCTTGAGGATCAGTTGAAGGCGGGCGTTTTGCCCGAAGGCACGGATCAGTTCAACGGCATCCATGAGGCATTGGTCGCCCGATTTGCCGAGGTTTTTGAGCCCGACAGTGACCTGCATTTCACCGCCGTGGCGGACAACCCCGAAGATTACGGCACCGTCGAAGCCATGGGCTGGGCCGCGCGCGAAGCGGGGCTTGGCGCGCATTACTGCGACCTCGACAAGATCGCGCTGAGCGAGGACGGTCAATTCCTCGACGATCAGGATCGCCGCATTGCGGTGCTGTTCAAGCTTTACCCGTGGGAAGACCTGCTGCGGGACGACTACGCGTCACATATCGCTGGGTCAGGCTGCCTGTTTCTGGAGCCTGCGTGGAAAGCGCTTCTGTCCAACAAAGGGCTGCTGCCCGTGCTTTGGCAGATGTTCGAAGGCCACCCCAATCTGCTGCCCGCGTTTTTTGAGGCGGATGTGGCAGACGCGCTCGCCGGGCGCGGCCCCGCCGCCCCCGCCTGCGCCGAGGCCTTTGACCGTGCCGCCGCGGATCTGGCAGCAGCGCATGTGCGCAAGCCAATCCTCTCGCGCGAAGGGGCGTCGGTCTCGATCCACCAATCCGGCAAGGTGATCGAACAGTCGAAAAACCTAGACTACGCCGAACATCCGCGCATCGTTCAAACCTATGCCCCCCTGCCCGAATTTGACGGATTTCGCCCGGTCATTGGGTCTTGGATTGTGGGCGAAAGTTGCGCGGGCATCGGTATCCGCGAAGACCGCTCGCGCATCACGCAGGATTTGTCCCGCTTCAAACCGCACTATATTCTCGCATAACGCTATGCCCCGCCGCCCCTTGGCAGAAAGACGACCATCATGACCAAACGCTCGAAACGGGTTTCCATCGCCATCGTCGGTGCCGCCGCCTTTACCCTCGCCGGATGCGAGGAGGAAAAGGTCGATGCCGCTGCCTTTCCCGACCTGCAAAGCTGTCTGGCGGATGCCTCAAGCGGCGGGATGTACACCCAGCAACAATGCGAAACCGCCTTTGACGCGGCCCAGACCCTCCATGTGGAATCCGCACCGCGCTATGACAGCCTAGAGGTCTGCGAAGAGCAGCATGGCGCAGACGCCTGCGGCTCGGAACAGACGGCAACCCAAAGTGGATCGGGCGGGATTTTCATGCCCCTGCTGGCGGGCTACCTGATCGGCAATATGATGAGCAATCGCGCAGGGATGGCGGCGGCACAGCCGCTGTATAAAACGAAGGATGGCCGCTTTACCAATGCGGCACGCTCCAGCACCTATTCAACCAATCGCGGCGCCGCCAAGCTCGGCACGTCGCAATTCACCCGGCCCAGCACCACGATCGGCAAAACCCCGATGACCCGCGCCACTGCCGCATCGCGTGGCGGTTTTGGCCGTTCGGGTGGATCGCGCGGTTTTGGTGGCTGACGGGCACTAGGGCAGTCCCACGCCTACCTGCGGCGCATCACCGCCGCCGCAAGGATCGCAACCGCCAGCGCCAGCACCGCCACGGCCCAAAAGGGATCGTGGCCATGGGGATGCACATGCACGCCCTCATGCGCCGCCAATGGGCCTGCGAAAGTGGTGAGGGCGAATGTCAGTCTCTTCATCTCAATATCCTTAATCTATTGCGTTGGCCCTTGTGGCCTCAACCCAGCCCCAAAATCTCACGCGCCTGCTGCGGCGTGGCGACAGGGCGACCCGCCTCGGAGCAGATCTCTGCCGCGCGGGCGACGAGGGCGGCATTGGAGGGCGCAAGGGTCTGTTTGTCCATCCGAATATTATCCTCCAGCCCGGTGCGCAGATGCCCTCCTGCGGCGGCACACCATGCGTTAAGTTCGGCCTGATGCCGCCCGATCCCGGCCGCGCACCACGGGATGTCGCCGAAAAGCCGTTTGACCGTTTGGATATAGAAATCAAAAACGTCTCGATCCGCAGGCATGGCGTTTTTCACCCCCATGACGAACTGGATATAGGGCCGCGCCGGGATCTTGCCCGCCTCGGCCATCGCCTTGGCCTGTAGGATGTGGCTCAGGTCGAAGACCTCGATCTCGGGCAGCACGCTGTAGGTCATCATCTCTTCCGCCAGCCAGTCGACAAGCTCAGGCGGGTTTTCATAAACGCGGTTGGGAAAGTTGTTCGACCCCACGGAAAGCGAGGCCATATCGGGCCGCAGCGGCAGCATCCCGCCCCGGTTTCGCCCCGCGCCCGAGCGCCCCCCAGTTGAGAATTGCACGATCATGCCGGGGCAGTGCTGCCGCAGCCCCTCTTGCAGCCGTGCGAAACGGTCAGGGTCTGCCGTGGGGGTGCCATCGGCGGTGCGCACATGGGCATGGCAGATCGTCGCCCCGGCCTCAAAGGCGGCTTGGGTGCTTTCGATCTGTTCGGTGATGTCGATCGGCACCGCCGGGTTGTCGGCCTTGGTGGGAAGCGATCCGGTGATGGCCACGCAGATGATGGCTGGAGTATCGGTCATGGGGGTCCTCGGCTGTCTGAAAATCGGTTAATCGGCGCTGTCGCGGGCAAGGGCGATGACACGGCGCAGCGCCTGCTCCGCGACCCTCGCATCCTCCCCGTCGGGCCAGTCGTAAAACCCCTTGCCGCTGCGTTTGCCCAGATGCCCCCGCCCCACCAGATCGGCGAGGGTCGGCGATGGGTCATGGCGATCACACAGATCGGGATAGAGGTATTCGGCAATGCTCAGATGGGTGCCCAGCCCATTTAAATCGCGCTGCCGGAACGGGCCGGAAAGCGCCATGCGGACACCGACGGACCATTGCACGATCTCATCGATCTCCGCCGGGCTGGCGACACCTTGATCCACCAGATGCAGGCATTCGCGCATGATGGCATGTTGGATGCGATTGGCCACGAAACCGGGCGGCGCGTGGTCCAAACGCACGGGCCGCCGCTCCAACCCGCGCAGCAGGGTCATGACCTCTTCACATAGCCCTTCGGGCGCATCCTTGGCCGCGACCACTTCGACGGCAGGGATCACATCGCCGGGGTTGAAGAAATGCGTGATCACGGCGCGCTCAGGCCGGGCCATGTCCGCCGACATTTCTTCGAGTGTCAGGCCAGAGGTGTTCGACAAGATCGGCGCCCCCTCTGGCACCACCCCCTCCAAGGCGGCCAGCACCTTCCGCTTGAGCGCAAGGTTCTCCGGCACGCATTCCAGCGCGACATCCGCCTGCCCTGCGTCCTCCAACGCAGCAGTGGCGCTTGATCCCGGCACCGTCGCCAGAAACCCATCGCGCGCGGCCTCGGTCGGGTCGACCGCCTGTACCGTCCAGCCATGCTGGCCAAAGAGCCTGCCGATGGATTGCCCCATCGTGCCAGCCCCCACGATGATGATGCGTTTGGCCATGTTATCCCCTCCCGGATATCAGTTATTTACTTATCACTAGATGATGGTGATAAGTAAACAGCGAATAGAGAAAAGGAGCCCCCCGTGGCCCAAAACCCCTCCCCGCGCCATGCGGTCGTCACTGGCGGCGCGCGCAACATCGGCCTTGGTATTGCCCGCAGGCTGAGAGAGGACGGCTGGCGGGTCTTCGTGCTCGATATCGCGGAACCGGAGGATCCTGCCCTGCGCGGGGATGCGCAGCAGGTCGATCTGTCAGACCCCGAGGCAACCACCGCCGCCTTGCGAAACATCCTCAAAGAGGGGCCGGTCACCTGTCTGGTCAATAACGTCGGCATCGTGAAACCCGCGCCCTTCGACGCGGTAGAGATTGATGACTTCGACGGCATCATGCACCTGAACCTCCGCCCCAGCATCTTGGCGGCGAAACTGCTGGTGCCGGCCATGCGCGCGGCAGGGGGAGGGCGGATCGTGATGAACACCAGCCGCGTGACAAAGGGCAAGATCGACCGGACGCTATATTCCGCCAGCAAGGGGGCGATCCAGTCGATGGCGCGGACATGGGCGCTGGAACTGGCGCGCGACGGGATCACCGTGAACTGCGTCGCCCCCGGCCCCATCGCCACGACCGCCTTTTGGGAGAACAACCCCGAAGATGCACCAGAAACCCGCGCCATCGTCGATGCGGTGCCGATGGGCCGCATGGGCACGCCCGAGGATGTGGCGCAGGCGGTGGCCTTTTTCGCCGATGCCCGCAGCGGTTTCATCACCGGGCAAACGGTCTTTGTCTGTGGTGGCACGGCGGTCGGGTAATCAGCCCTCGGTCCCCAATCCGTCAAGCAGCCTGCGCAGGACCGGATTGCTTGGGTCGCGCAGATAGGCCAGCCCGATCCGGCTTTGAACCTTTGCATCGCGGATCGGCAGAAAGGCCACGCCCGCATCCTTCATCCGCGCGGCAGAGGCGGGGACAAAGGCCACGCCCAGACCCGCCGAGACGAAATTCACGATCGCAGTAAACTGCGGCGCGCGGTGCGCGACGCGGGGCGCGAAACCAGCATCAGCACAGAGTTGATAGGCGCAGGCCGCGAAACCCATATCAGGGCCGAGGTGGCTGAAAATGAAACTCTCCTCGCGCAGCGTTGCCATGGAAACCGAAGGCACCCCGGCAAGCCGGTGGTCGGGCGGCACGGCCAGCAGAATATCCTCGGTATGGACGGTGCGCGTGACCAAAGTCTCGGGCACGCCCGAGAGCGGCAGGCGCACGAACCCCGCATCGAGCCTGCCCGCCACGATCTCGGCGATTTGTAAGTCCATGTCCAACTCGCGCAGGATCAGGTCCACATCCGCAGCGCCAGCGCGCAACTCTCGCAAAAGCCGCCCCAGAATGCCCGCGTAAGAGGCCGAGCCGACATAGGCCAGTTCAATCCGCCCGCGCTGGCCGTTGCGCGCCGCTTCGGCCAGCGCTTCCACCCGCCGGGCCTGTTGCAGCAGGGCGCGGGCCTCGGGCAGGAGTGACTTGCCGAAGTCCGTCAGCATCACCCGGCGGCGGTTGCGGTCGAAGAGAAGCTCACCGCCAAAGACGGTCTCAAGGTGTTTCAGTTGCTGCGTCAGTGCGGGCTGCGCCACGCCAAGATTGGCCGCCGCTTGGCCAAAATGCAGCGTTTCGGCAATGGCGACAAAGACCTCATACTGGCGCAGCGTTGCGCTGAGTTGCTTTTCCATGCGGTCCTCTGAATTGGCATCAGAGGATTTTCACACGCCGCCCGGTGATAAGCAAGTTAGATCACCGGGCGGCGGCACCTAGCCTTCGGAGGCACGGGCGCGTTTGCGACGGTCGTGCAGGGTCTCGGCATCGGCCAGATCATCACTCTCGACCTTGACCGTCTCATGCCCGCCGGGGCGCGTCGCGCGTTTGCGCCGAAGCGGGCCGCTGTCATCGCTCTCCCGTGCGAGGATGAAACGATCCACCAAGCTGCGGCGAAGCCCCAGCGTTGACGTCAGATCAAACACCTGCGCCGCGACCGCGTCGGCCTCTTGCGGCTGCACCAACAATTCCAGCCGCGTTACCGGGCGGGATTTCTTGCCCTGCCCGTTCAGCATCAGCAAATCGATCACGCCGTCCATCGCGCGCAGCCGGTCCACCGCCGCGCCCAGTTCCTCGCCCGTCATATCGTCGATATCGCAAGCGAATTGCACCAGACTGTCCTGCGCGATGCCCCCCGAGGCGGTATCGAAGACGCTGACCCGCAGGATATTCGGCAGCCCCTTCATCACCCGCATCCCCGCGCCCGACCCGGTACAGCGCAGCCGCCCCGGTGGACGGCTGGCGATGGGGCTGCCGCCGGTAAGATGGGCAAGGATCGCGGCGCCTGTGGGCGTCACCCGCTCGCCCGGCACGCCGTCGTCATGCCAATCATAGCCTTGCAAGATCAGCGCCGTGGCGGGCGCGGGCACCGGCAGTTTGCCATGCGCCGTTTCCACCAGCCCGCCGCCCAGAGGCAGTGGGGCGAGCGAGACGGTCGCCCCCGACAGCGCGGCGCAAATGCTACCTGCGGCGGTCACATCCATCAGCGCGTCCCAATCCGCGATCTCGTGAAAATGCACCCGGTCGATGGGGATGTCGTGCACCTGTGCTTCGGCCTCGGCAATCCGGTGAAGGATCGCGCAGGCGGCCTGAGCCGTGCCCTCGGACAGCGGTGCGTTTTCCAAAAGTTCGCGCATCGCGCGGTAGGTCGTCTCGGCCCCGTGGCGCCTGCCTGCGTCGGGTGCGGCCAGCACCAATTCGAACCGCCGCGCGGTGATGCCCGAAGCCACATGTTCGCTTAGTTCCGCATGGCCCACCTCCGCCGGGAGCACGGCGGCGACATCGGCCAGTGCGCGTTCGGCCAGTTCGGGGAAAGCATGCAGCATCGCCGCGATGAACATATCACCCGCCGCCCCGCCGACGGGGTCGAGGTGCAGATGAAGCCCTTGCCCCTGCATCAATGCGCATCCGGCCAAGGGTTGTGCAGCTGACCCGCGTCAAACTGCATCTCCTGCAGATCGCCGACCACCTCCAGCCCCGGGCGGTCGCGCAGCTCTGGCAGCATCGCCTCGGAGGCATAGAGATACTCAAGCTTCAGCGTGTTGGGGATACGCAGCAGCCGGACCTTGGTGATATCCTCGGCCCCGCAGGTCTTGACCGCCGTCTGGATCGCCGTGCGGTCGCAGGGCATGACCATCGGAATTTTCGACTGTTTTAACACCTGCGAGGTGATCGCATTGGCATAGACCGCCTCGCGGTCGAAATCCTGCTCCAACCGCTGCGTGATCACATCCGCCCGCGCCGCACCATTGCCGTTGCCGTTGCTGCGTGGCGACAGGCCAAGCGCCACCAGTCGCGAGATATGCAGATGGACCTGCATCTTTTCGCTTGAGAAACGATGCGTGATGTTCGGGTCCATCCCAGTGCCGGAAAATTCTTTGCCGATCTCATCGACCACCAGCACATCCAGATCGCCCGAAGCTGATGGTGCGTCCAGCGGCCCCAGCGGCAGGCGCGGCATGTTGCGCATCGCCTCTTGCAGATAGGGCGCTTCGGCCTCCAACATCCCGTCGCTGTCGAGCGCCACCACCTGCGAAAGCTCGTCATAAGCATTCTCAATCGTGCCAATGCCAAACAGCACCTTGCAACGCTCAAGCTTCATCCGCGCCATTTTGGCGACAAAGATGCCGACGTTATCAATGCCCCGCGAATGGCAAGTCTCGGCCCCCGATTGCTTGCCCAACCCGATGGAGAGCATCTTGGCCAGCCCGCTTTCGTTCGGCGCGCGGAAGGAGGTATGCGGCTTGATCCGGTTGAACAGGATGATCCCATCGGCGGCATTGGCGTGGCGGTCCATCCGCACCGACATGCCGTTGTCGAGCACGCCGATCTCGTCAGTCTCCATCGACGAGCGGATCTCGCAACCGAGGCTCTCTTCGGTCACGCCCAGTTTCGCCAGCAGCGCGGTTTGCCCCTCTGCCGTGGCGCCGCCGTGGCTGCCCATGGCGGGCACCACAAAGGGCTGCGCCCCGCGCGCGCGGACCTCGGCCACGATGGCGGCCAGCAGTTCCGGCAGGTTTGCCAGACCCCGGCTGCCTGCGGTGATAGCGATGGACATGCCCGGCTTGATCTTGTCCGCGCAACCGGCCTGCATCGCCTCCGCAACGGCAGCGCGCGGATCATCGACTTGCGTCGCGGCAAAGGTCTGACGGCAGAGCGCCATGCGCGGTAGCGGCGTATCCTCGACCAGTTTTACATAGTTCGGTTTCATCTGCGCTCTCCCGTCTGACATCTTTACCCCGTGACCCCAATCGGCCAAGGCGCGAATTCCTCTTCACCCACGCCAAGCGCTTCGGATTTGCTCTGCTCGCCCGAGGCGATGGCGAGGATGCGTTCAAAGATCGCTTGGCCCAATTCCTCAAGGCTCAATTCGCCGTCGATCACGGTGCCGCAGTTGATGTCCATATCGTCCCGCATCTTGGTGAACATCGGTGTGTTGGAGGCCAGTTTGATCGTTGGCGAGGGATAGGAGCCAAAGCAAGACCCGCGCCCGGTGGTAAAGCAAATCAGGTTCGCACCCCCCGCGATCTGCCCGGTGGCAGAGACGGGATCGAAGCCGGGCGTGTCCATAAAAACCAGCCCCTTTTGCGTCACCGCTTCGGCATAGCGGTAAACCTCCATCAACCCGGTGCTGCCGCTTTTCTTGGCCCCGCCGAGCGATTTTTCCAACACATTCGCCAGACCGCCCGCCTGATTGCCGGGGCTGACCA
This window contains:
- a CDS encoding lactate racemase domain-containing protein yields the protein MKPNYVKLVEDTPLPRMALCRQTFAATQVDDPRAAVAEAMQAGCADKIKPGMSIAITAGSRGLANLPELLAAIVAEVRARGAQPFVVPAMGSHGGATAEGQTALLAKLGVTEESLGCEIRSSMETDEIGVLDNGMSVRMDRHANAADGIILFNRIKPHTSFRAPNESGLAKMLSIGLGKQSGAETCHSRGIDNVGIFVAKMARMKLERCKVLFGIGTIENAYDELSQVVALDSDGMLEAEAPYLQEAMRNMPRLPLGPLDAPSASGDLDVLVVDEIGKEFSGTGMDPNITHRFSSEKMQVHLHISRLVALGLSPRSNGNGNGAARADVITQRLEQDFDREAVYANAITSQVLKQSKIPMVMPCDRTAIQTAVKTCGAEDITKVRLLRIPNTLKLEYLYASEAMLPELRDRPGLEVVGDLQEMQFDAGQLHNPWPDAH